The following are from one region of the Rhinoraja longicauda isolate Sanriku21f chromosome 11, sRhiLon1.1, whole genome shotgun sequence genome:
- the LOC144598139 gene encoding podocin-like: MLVCSFYSGIRDRSLGICECILTFICLLLVLLSFPVSVWFCVKVVHEHERAVIFRLGRLLPGRAKGPGLCFFMPCLDTYHKVDMRETTLGIPFHEVISMDMVLAEVNALCYYRVENASLSLTSVINFPDSLSLLVQTIVKRSLAHRKFNEILLERKNIGDEIKVALDAVTWKWGIKVEHAEIKDVRLPAELQHSLAVEAEAHRKAKAKVIAAEAEKDALEALKNAANVLSGCPAAVQLRYLQTLSGEKSSTVILPLPYDVLNTMSTIHQKSSETTAATETTKPTLSQEQKSKSDSPML; encoded by the exons ATGCTGGTCTGCTCCTTTTACTCAGGTATCAGGGACCGAAGTCTGGGAATCTGTGAGTGTATTCTCACATTCATTTGTTTGCTGCTGGTTCTTCTCTCGTTCCCAGTATCTGTCTGGTTCTGCGTTAAG GTGGTACATGAACATGAACGTGCGGTGATATTCAGATTGGGCCGTCTGTTGCCAGGaagagccaaagggcctg GGCTCTGCTTCTTCATGCCATGTCTGGACACCTACCACAAAGTGGATATGCGTGAAACCACCCTGGGGATTCCCTTTCACGAG GTGATATCCATGGACATGGTGTTAGCTGAAGTGAATGCACTCTGCTACTATCGGGTGGAGAATGCCTCCCTCTCATTAACAAGTGTCATCAATTTTCCTGACTCACTATCATTGCTTGTGCAAACTATTGTTAAGCGAAGTTTGGCACATCGGAAATTCAATGAAATTCTCCTGGAAAGAAAAAACATTGGTGATGAAATCAAG GTTGCACTTGACGCGGTAACGTGGAAATGGGGAATTAAGGTGGAACATGCTGAAAT CAAAGATGTCCGCCTACCAGCAGAGCTTCAGCATTCATTAGCAGTGGAAGCAGAGGCACATCGGAAAGCAAAAGCCAAG GTGATTGCCGCTGAAGCTGAGAAGGATGCCTTAGAAGCCCTAAAAAATGCAGCGAATGTTCTCTCTGGATGTCCTGCTGCTGTCCAGCTACGGTATCTGCAAACACTTTCTGGTGAGAAATCCTCCACAGTCATCTTACCTCTGCCTTATGATGTTCTTAATACTATGTCAACCATTCATCAGAAATCTTCAGAGACCACTGCTGCAACTGAAACAACAAAACCAACACTGTCTCAAGAACAGAAGTCCAAGTCTGACTCCCCAATGTTATAA